Proteins encoded together in one Acanthochromis polyacanthus isolate Apoly-LR-REF ecotype Palm Island chromosome 12, KAUST_Apoly_ChrSc, whole genome shotgun sequence window:
- the LOC110954588 gene encoding ras-related protein Rab-25-like, with amino-acid sequence MGSDEAYNFVFKVVLIGESGVGKSNLLSRFTKNEFNHDSRTTIGVEFSTRTVQLSGFTIKAQIWDTAGLERYRAITSAYYRGAVGALLVYDITKHLTYESVERWLKELYDHADPDIVVMLVGNKTDLESERSVPTEEAKDFAKKKDILFLETSALESTNVEAAFTNVLAEIHKKVRSKAVVRGSISAVSLNSHRAENAEEKKPCCRNI; translated from the exons TGGTTCTAATAGGGGAATCTGGTGTAGGAAAGAGCAATCTGTTGTCCCGCTTCACCAAAAACGAGTTCAACCATGACAGCCGTACAACCATCGGAGTGGAGTTCAGCACACGGACAGTGCAGCTCAGTGGCTTCACCATCAAGGCCCAGATCTGGGACACGGCCGGCCTGGAGCGATACCGGGCCATAACTTCTGC GTACTACAGAGGTGCTGTTGGAGCCTTGCTGGTGTACGACATCACCAAACACCTCACCTATGAGAGTGTGGAGCGCTGGCTGAAGGAGCTGTACGACCACGCCGACCCTGACATCGTGGTAATGCTGGTGGGCAACAAGACTGACCTGGAGTCAGAGAGATCTGTGCCCACCGAGGAGGCCAAAGACTTTGCAA aaaagaaagacattttgttCCTGGAGACCTCAGCCTTGGAATCGACTAATGTGGAAGCAGCTTTCACTAATGTCTTAGCAG AGATTCACAAAAAGGTGAGGAGTAAGGCAGTAGTTCGAGGCTCCATCAGCGCAGTGTCCCTGAACAGCCACAGAGCAGAAAACGCAGAGGAGAAGAAACCCTGCTGCAGGAACATCTGA